Below is a genomic region from Populus trichocarpa isolate Nisqually-1 chromosome 15, P.trichocarpa_v4.1, whole genome shotgun sequence.
TAATTAACTATTACGTATGGTCCTAAATCAcgttttagaaaattattgatgaaaattgtTAAGTTTAGATTGCATGCAGTTTTATAGATGAAAGTAAGAATATTTAAACTTGTaataaagttgaaataaaattatagcaaGCATATTAAACATATTTAAAGTTACAATTGCATTAGACAAGATTCTAgttaatacaaattaattattaatatataataagtacttattttttgaagatatctaagataaaaaagaaagaaagatgtttaaactctttattattaaaactaaaatatataataagtacttattattgaaataaaataaactctttattattttaaaaaataattttttttttaggtttatgatccaaataaacaagaagactcaaaatctctctctctctctctctctctctatatatatatatatatatatatattctaatttaCTAACAAATCTAGGAAGATTATGATatacagataaataaataaacaaataaattttattatcaatgaGGAATAcatgtaaaagaaatgaaattaaaaaaatagacatgaaataaataattttttctttaaaatagttttaaaattaatttttgtatcatGTGCGTGGAGAATTGTTCTCTCTACctctactatttttatttttttgctcttaaataataactaaatattgTCTAAGAATTTTATAAAcagataaaaattaatcaaagtcTTGAATCAgatgaattattatattaaataagatataatatcTACAAAATTATGCAACAACTTGCTAAATGCTTGAATTAATTTGTCGAAATGCTCACCAAAACGTTGTTTGTACAGGTTAAGTggtgtgttttaaaaaacaatttctcttaaatataaatattatttccttAAGAGAATGCTAAGTTCCATTTCATCTCATTTAGAGACCgcaatttctttatttattttttgataaattaattattttacatatgaatgatttatttgaaatttaatcaaAGGAACTTTAATTGCATTTagcatgatttttatatatataagttttactttaattaataatgaaaaatttagtctttaaaaataattcttttttttttcaaaataaggaTAATATTAATTACGATTAAAAAGTATGAagttaaaaattctaattttctcttaaaagtacaatattaattaaacctacatcaaaaattatttttaatcacatatacttttgattttattcaattcaatagtTCACAAATAACTTTAATCAATTTACAAAATTCGcaataaactcaattttatttttcactttctaAAACTCAATATATCtcactaataaaaaaagggaaaaaaaaaaaacaaaaagagtttTTGGATAAATTGCATCAACGTCCCAAAACTCTTACAAATTATACTTAGCCCCGAGCACTCAGGCACTTGGAGGGGACTTCACTGATGGGAATTGGGGTGGGATGGCTTGCTGTTCCAGACAAGAACTGAAGTGACTCATAAACATGAACTTTTCCGTACAATCTCAAATCcctctcctcctcttcctctataTAACAAGAACCCTGTTGGATTTGAAGCTTTGAGACCTCGAAAACCCTACTAAAGGTACACACTGTATCTCTATCTTTCCATGTCCTGTAATTTATAGAAATGTAGCTTATTATCAATCAAGACTCTTGACTTTTGTGGGTTTCTAGTTTCATACTTTAGTTTAGAGAAATGGGTTTGTTTTTAGTGTAAAAACAATGCCGGTTTTGAGCTTTGGAGAACCTTTGTGTGTATATTGTGTCGTGTAGTTGTTAGTTTCAATTCAAgagaaactttatttttgtgtgttatttgttttttttattttttattagtactTGTAAGTTCACTGACAGTGGCATTTTTTGGAgtatatttttcaacaaataattCAATGAATTCAGTGTTTAGTATTTAATTTCACAGATAAGAgacttttaatgaattttcaaaatttaaatgtgATTATTAGGTTGAAATGAATgcaatttttcttgtatttgtcTCGCATTTTCATAGGCAGATGATGATTGTAGTTTAAGAATTTTGATGGATTTGTCAGTTGTGATGCCTGTCAGTGTGAAGTAATGATTGTTGTTTTGTCTTTGTTGTCTGTAATGTGTCCATGTTGTCCTTATTTCTTCCTGTTTCTTGAATATCAATGAGTAGAGATGGTGATTAATTAGGTACTCCTTATGATGCCAGCATGGAAATTGGACTTCCAACGTCAGATAGGATGGACTTGAACATAGATCAGGACTGTTGTAGTTCAAATTCTGCACTGGTAAATGCATCTCAACTCAGTGCTTCATCAAAAGATGATGCTTATAGGGGTGGGTTACTAAAAATTGGTACAGAGTTTGAATCTGACGAACATGCTTACAGAATTTACAACAAGTATGCCAAAGTGGTAGGCTTCAGTGTTCGAAAAGATTGGTTAAATAGGAGTAAGGTGCATGGTCTAGTGGTCTCTAGAAAGTTTACTTGCTCTAAGGAAGGTTATCGGCGGAAAGACAAGAGAGACCTTAATGTGAAGAAGCGTCAGAAAGAAACAAGAACTGGTTGCTTGGCTCACATGATTGTCACTCGCCAGCCTGATGGTAAATACAGAGTGACACATTTTGAAGCAGAGCATAATCATGATAGTATAGAACCAAATAATGCTGACACACAGCTATTACAGAGCGAGTTATTTGTTGATCAAGCTGCTAAAGCTGACTTGTCTAGAAACTCAGGGACAGAATCAAGCTCAAACTATGGACTGATGAATAGACGAATTGAAGTTTGTCAATCTCTTGATTATCTGGCCATGGATTTTGAAAATTCCCTACGGTCTGAAAGGATTAGAGATATGAAGGAGGGGGAAGCAGGACGTTTGTTGCGTTATTTTCATAGGCAACACATTGAAAATCCATCATTTATTCATGGCATTCAGGTTGATATTGATGACAAAGTATGTAACATATTCTGGGCTGACGATAAAATGGTAGTGGATTATGACCATTTTGGTGATGTGGTTTGTTTGGACACTATTTACCGAACAAATAAAGATCTTCAGCCATTTGTACAGTTCATGGGAGTGAACCATCACAATCAAGCAATAATATTTGCTGCTGCACTTTTATTCGATGACACTGTTGAATCGCTCAAGTGGCTGTTTAATACATTTCTAGAGGCAATGTCTGGAAAGAAGCCAAAAGTCATTCTTACAGATCAAGATGCAGCAATAGCAGAAGCAGTCAATTCAATTTTACCAGAAACAAGCCATCGTATCTGTGTTTGGCAGATGTACCAGAATGTTCTTAAGCATCTTAGCCATTTAGTGAAGGATATTGAATCCTTTTCTTGTGACTTTCGAAGTTGTATTTATGAATCCAATTACGAGGAGGCTTTCGTTCATGCTTGGGAGGGTCTGCTGGACAAATATGGCCTTCAACAAAATGAGTGGCTAAGATGGATgtttagagaaagagagaagtgGTCCATAGTATATGGCAGTAACACATTTTTTCTTGACATGAAAGGCACACATGTGGTTGAAGATTTATCTAATAACTTGAGAAGTTATCTAAACTCTGACCAAGATGCGCTTcagattttcaagatttttgaaAGGGTGGTAAATGAGCAACGTGTCAAAGAAATACATGCTAATGATGAAATGACTAGATGCATGCCAAGGTTACTAGGTAATGTAGTTTTGCTAAAGCATGCAAGTGCTAGTTATACGCCAAAGGCATTTGAAATATTTCAGAAGGAATATGAGAAGTGTTTAAATGTCGAAGTCAGCCAGTGCAATGAGAATGGATTTTTGCTTGAATACAAAGTCAATACATTTGGACGGACTCAAGAATATACAGTCACAATCAATTCAACAGATGACACAGTAGTTTGCAATTGCATGAAATTTGAGAATGTCGGATTTTTATGCGGCCATACTTTGAAAGTTCTTGATAATCGGAACATAAAGATGGTTCCATCCCGATATATCTTGAAGAGATGGACAAAAGATGCAAGGCTCGGAAGAGCAAGAAATAGCAATGATTTCGCTGCTCAAGAAAACCCAAAGTTGGTTGTAGCTAACCGTTACAAAGATTTGTGCCGCAACATATTGAAAATGTCAGCCAGGGCAGCTGAATCAGAGGATGCATTTCAGTTTTCCTTAAGAAAACTAGATGAGTTAATTGAAGGGGCGGAGAAGGTCTTGATGTTGAAACCTGATGAGGGTCAAGGCATCTATTCAAGTAGCACCATAGTGAATGGTCACGAAAGTGAAAATGCAGAGGTTTTCTTGAATGAGAAGGCAATCGAGGATCAAGGAGAAGACAACAGAGTGGAGGATCAAAAGAAAGGGAGAGTGATGTTCCTGATAGACATCAACTGAAAAATGTGGTTGGAAAAGGCTGTCAGAAAAAAAGATTTCAGCTTGCACAACCACCCTCCCCTAATATTATTAACGGCATTTCAAGTCCTCCACAAGCATGTGTTACTACTGAAGGCCCAACTCACAATCCTCTTCTGCAGGTTATTCTAACCATAATTTCTATCATAACTGTTCATAGTTAGACccttatttttcttacttgGATCCCCCCATGACTGAGCtaaaattgaatgatcctttCATGTGTATCGTGCAGGGTGTGTATAATTTTGAGGCCAATCAGGTGGTTCAGTGCATGTACCCGCTGCAGAATCCAGTTGTTATGGACCATCAAGATAATCCTAACATGTACTGACAATCAAATTTTTATGCTGACTAGCAAGACTCACCTAGTCAAACTCCATTACTCTAGGTAATAttcataaacttttaaattctCCATATACATCGAATTGGTACCATTTTATTTATCAGGCACTCTGGTGCAGGAATCTTTAATCCTTCACTAACAATGCTCAATTGTGGCAggtaaatatttctttttagagTAATAGATGGTTAGGTGGGACttagaaaattatgtttccgATATTATATAAGATTTCAAGttcaccaacaacaacaatttcaaaaataagaTCATGGGTAAATGGTAATTGAGAGTGGAATATCAAATGGAGGCGAActctaagaattttttaaattgagcaGGAAATGTCTTCGCATCAGGTTCTTCAAGAGGTAAAGCTTTATCATACTAAACCAGatttgaaggtatggactctttgcaaagatgaaaaatttacaATGAAATCTTGTACCATTTTTATTCATAGCATAGAGTGTAGTGGATCATGCTCTTTTCAGATACAAGTTTGGAAGTCTGTGGCTCCTCCAAAGATTCAAACTTTTATTTGGTTGGTCATTCAACATAAACTGTGTATAAgatctttcttattttgttgacaTCTTTCATTCTTGGATCAGTCATGTTGTCCATTCTATTTAACGGTTATAAAAAGCTGAAATCATATATTGATTCACTGTCAATTTATATGGAATTTATGAACCAATTTTTTTTCGTGGTGAGGGATCTATTAGAGTGTTCCACACATACTTGATAAGCTGCTACATCAATGACCAATGATGATTGAAGGCATTGGAACTACTCTCTTCTGGTATTCCTTGGAGCATATGGTTAATCAGAAATAATTTGGTTTTCAATGATGTTAGACTAGATTTGGACTTGTGCTTTTCCCTGACACTCCATCGATTATCTACTTAGTTAAGAAATTGTGAATCTCATTTTTCTTACATATGTAATGATCTTTATATTAGTATTGACTATATTCGAAGCTGGACAAACATCAAAAGACAACGCTAAATGTTTGTATGGTACTATGTTGTAGtaccttttttgtttctttttctcttctgttTTGGTACTTCTTTATgtaaaaactttatattttcatgGTGGCTATCCTCTAATTGGGTagcatgagtttttttaatttatctttggattattatgaaaaaaaaaaagacctggCAGAATGATTTTCATTTGCCTTTGAAATGATAGGTCGAAGAATTGAATGCAGGATTATTGTATTTTAAGGGTTTTGAAGGAGGCTCGAGACTGTGTTGTGAATGGCCATTTTTCTGCATCATGACTTGGtaacaacataaatatatcAAGATCAGCATAGTGATTAGAAAGAGAAAACTGCCTCATAACTTCTTAGGTGAAGTAGATTCAGATCTTGAGAACATCAAAATAGAttcacactaaaaaaattaaatgtactGTGTCTTTGATTTATTGAACTCAAgaatcttcaaattaatatagtaATAAGGTTAAATTATTCTTACGTTGTCCCAACGTTTACAATAGATCTGCACAAAAAGGTCTCAAGCAGGAGTGGAGCTCTCAATGGAATCTTTCTCCGATTTTAAAAACCAGCGTCTAAGACGTTCAGATGCCTTGTTCACCTACAAGAAAgggtaattatatatatatagtagtttaaattctataaatattGCAGAGAAGGTTCACTTTTTATTAACAAACCTGCTCATCCCAATCAGTCCTCCAGATAATGTAGGAGAGTATAAGCGTTTGCACTACAACTCCACTCAATAATCCCATCCATAAACCCTGTACGTAGCAGCCTTTATTCAGTAACTTCGAATCAAACTTTGTATAGAATGTGGTAGCAAACGTTATGAATCAGTGTTAATAAAACAGTGGTTTCCAGTCGAAGGCAGGGAGAGggtatgaaaaaataaacagagacGTCTAATGCGCTTGATATTGGGTATAAGTCATACTTACTTGAACTTCAAGATGAACCACATATCCGAGTAGAATCCCGGCAGGTAGCCCAATTATATAATAGCTACCCAAGTTCACAAATGCAACCATACTTTGCACACCAGCTCCAACAGCCACACCTAGATCGGTGggggaaaaacaaaacaataagatCAAGAAATCGCTATTGTTAGAGACTATAAAATCGTTTTCGAAGTCCCATTTCACCGATTTACTAACTTGTCAGGTCAAAATAATTCCTTGATAAGGTTCAGAATCttaatctttataaattattatgagTTAAGCAAAAAAGTAACGATGGATCATGGAGTTTTCTCATTATTTACTTTTCTATCGTGAATCTCATGAGAATTGTTTCAAAACCTTTTTATGCTAAGTGCCATCACGACCACATAAGTGACTACACTCGTCTGGGCCATATGTGGTTCATATCCATGAAAGGACTCCCGAAGATGTTGTGGCCCTCTGGATGAGTGTACTGCACTTAGCATCAATCAAACTTCATATGTCGGTCCCCTCTCATGCtacctttctttttctaattcaGCTTTGATTTGACACACCATTTTAGtttatcatagaaaataagaaagaaaaacttgcCTGTGAGTACAGGTTGAACACTATTAAGTAAGATGGAGAAAGCAAGCAACACAACAAGGCTTGACACAGTTTCTGCAACTTCTTCATCACTTGTAAGAAAGTGTGAAATTTCTTCACCAAAGATTAAACACAGAACCCAAAACACAACTCCAATAACTATTGATGTACTGAGGATAATCTTGATAGAAAATTTTGCAGCTTTAGCGTTTCCCCTTCCCAACTCATTTGCTACCCTCACGCTGCACAAAATTATTACTCAAAGTTGATCAAGTGATGGATTTATAAGCGGCTCCATAAATTAAGAgatagagagaagaagaaaagtgtgGAAATCGTATGTTAGCTTAAGTGTACCATGCAGCGCCAAGAAAGCCAACGCTAAGCATGAATTCCCATGCAAGGATGTTGTGGCTGAAACAATTGaaattaacattaaagcatCTTCTTTCAACAGTTGATTTTTGAATGTACAAGGCCAAAGCAGCACACTCCAATTTTTGTAACAAAACTTACCAAATTGAGAAAGCAGATATTGCAGTGGTTGCATTCTTCATGTATCCAGCAGCTAAGATTATAATTGAATTGTACCATATTTCTAAGCTGTCAAGGattgaatataaacattattaGAGCAAACCAAGCTTTAGCTGCCAATTATGAATGCaaagataaattacaataaccTCACAAATTCCCTAGTATAAacttatgatttttaataataacattgtAAAGAGaattcttataatatttaaaaaaaaaaatgagaagggAGTTtgtgtgaaattaaaaaaataaattggatgaTCTAATAATTTCACAATACCTTAAGAGGTTATAGTAATTTATCataaatagaaatgaaattgagatatgTTAGTGAAATTTAGAAATCACCAAATCATGAAACCGGATGATATGGAGAGCTTTACTACGGGCAGGATATCAGCAAAGGCAGCTTTTGTAAATCCCTTCCATGTATTTGGACACCAACCTCCAAAGATGTACACTAACAATCCAATAACCAAAGACCATGTAGATATGGTCAATGCACCCATGGCCCCAGCAGTTCCTAACTCAAGTTTATTCACAAATATCCAGGACAGAAGGATATGAAGAACAAAGGAAATAGCAGAAAACCACCCGACAACTTCGTTTTTTAGTTGAGCTTGTAAGTACATTTGAATGGTCAAGCTAAACACAAGATAATAGACGTAGGGAATGAACCATGGAGACATGTTTCCCGCTGCTATTGCTACATCCTCCTCTTGGCCAAGTAGTCTGAAAATAGGAGCTGCGAAAGTGACGAGAGGGAGCAAGATTGTTGCAGCTGCACCATCAACAATCCATGATCGTTGCAAGTAAATTCCCATCATGTGGTCGTGTCTTGCTCCAAATGCTTGTCCACACAAAGTTTCGGTTGCACTAGACATGCCAATCtttgaaaagacaaaatgaAGTTATCAGGAAAAAAAGGCCCGCATGtattcttgattttataatatacATATAGATAAATTATTCATATTGTACTAAAATGCTGGTGGGATCAGAATTATCGTTAGGCTTGAGGATTTTTTGGGAGTTAGAATTATATATCAATTAGGCTTCAAgaatatcattaaaattaaatttaggaaTTTTGGAGGGCTTAGTAATAAATTTTAAGGAACACATGAAAATGAGACTAAATTTACGGACTAtggtaaatttttaaaattttaggggaGCACGGCTTCCTCATATGTAGCCTACACGCCACCCTGTTCACCCAGTGGTATAAGCTTCAAGTTCGAAAGAATTTTGACATAGTTTTACAACGTAAActtattgaatattaaatttgaaatgtaTTAGTTTACTGTTTTAAATGGatttagttaaaaaagaaatataagactgatagttttgaaaaaactatttaataaaagattacaaTATAATAATGGTCAAACTCAGGATTACAACTGATGAATTCTTTTCAACAAAAATGCATTTGAGAAGATTTGAAAGAACAGGAACTATAGGATGGATGTAAAATGGATGAACATATataataaaggaagaaaaaaatgaaaaatcaaataaaaagaaagaaaaaagatgcgTACATATATTCCTTCTCAGTCTTTTGGAGGACAGAGACCAGTGGATAGATGTGAAATGGATGGACATAAATAATGAATAAGAGAAGAGAAACAATAATGGAGATTAGAAAGAAGATGCTTGTACGTATACTACTTTTTACTGTTTCGAATTATTCCGTATAGCTCAAAACAGTAAAAGAGGCATGCAGACAGAAAGAACCTACCAAAATGCCATTTATAAATCGCACTATGAAACTTTGTAGGAGAGCGTATGCAGCAAGCTCTAACTTGCCAATGTGTCCTAGAAATGCTTGGGTCACCACAATCATTCCAAATGAAGTTACTCTAGCCACCATGGCAGGAAATGCAATCTTCCATATCATCTTAGATTCCGTCCAAATTCTTGTCTTCAGATCAACATTGCTCAGTTCTTCCGGTACAAGAAGACTCTCTTGTATTGAGTTGTCCATGATAATActatagaaagagagagataatTGACATCAAATGCTTATTGTTAATTGATTCAACAAGGAGGGAACATGAACTAGTATTTGATCTGCAATTTATCAGTTTTTCTTTCTGTGTGTGTATTTGTTTTCAGCTTCAATTCAAGATTTTCACAAAATATGGAACAAGTTTCCGTAAAagtatattattaaattaataataccatatgtgtttaataattaaagtggaacataaggaaaaaaaaatattaatttacacAAGAGAGAACATTAATTATAAAGGAATATTTTCATATCTTCTAGAACAGAgaaaatatttccaactctcCTTGACAAAGTTATACTTTAGAATAAAGTatgaaattattgttatttaatttcacTTGGAAACAAggctatatttatatatatatttatagctcTGAAACTGGAAGGATATTACTATATTTGCATGCAATGTTTTATACCATTTATCCTTTCTTGTTCATTCCCGAGCAAACCTTTTCTGTTTAAAGTATCGACATAAGTTCTTAGACTGCTTCAAGtttaaaagagaaaggaagtaattaagaacaaaaaaaaataatacaggagaagaaaagaaactttagcgtactttttttttctgcctTGAAACTAGACTGGCTGTTCTTccgggagagagagagagagagagactggtctggagagagagagagagagagagagtgagagtgaGAGTTGATTTGAGGATGAAGGTCTAGTAAAGGACATTACTAAATCGGATGCCAATTCTTCACATTATTGTGAAAGCGGACATAGTAATTCTTTCCATCTTTCATTGATGCCCttgtttcattattattattattattggccCGTATAGGGCCTACGGTGCCAATACCACCACTTGTACGTAAAAGTAGCCCGTTAACGGCATTCTCAGGCACCCCTCATCACCTAGCAGTCATGCTATCCTTGCATTTCCGTTCAATTCTGCTTCTGCTGTTGATGTGAAATAATTAACCCGGGATTTTATGAATCAAATTGATGAACATAAATGCTGAGTTTGATTcaaaatattcataatttttaatgcAATCATGTATTGAGCTTAAAGTTTATAGGTGAATTCCTCACAGAAAGTTGAACTCGGGGTTGAGGCTTACTTTCCAAGTCACCAGGGAGGAGACCGAGCTGGGGAGACCACAAAGGTAGTTGTTGACATAGAGAAAGCTATGGATTGAAGTTTAACACACATCTAAACCCTCAGATGAGATAAAATCATAATCAAAGTTGTAAAAGTCTGTAGATGTTTTTAAGCAAAAGTCAATTTTGTCAAATTCCACTCTTAAGGCCCTTCAAATTGCATTTGAAGTTTCaaactatatttaaatttttttttctcgttaatcttggattttaatttccttatttttccaaaaaatattttattatggaatgtatatgta
It encodes:
- the LOC7454485 gene encoding protein DETOXIFICATION 24 isoform X2, with product MSSATETLCGQAFGARHDHMMGIYLQRSWIVDGAAATILLPLVTFAAPIFRLLGQEEDVAIAAGNMSPWFIPYVYYLVFSLTIQMYLQAQLKNEVVGWFSAISFVLHILLSWIFVNKLELGTAGAMGALTISTWSLVIGLLVYIFGGWCPNTWKGFTKAAFADILPVVKLSISSGFMICLEIWYNSIIILAAGYMKNATTAISAFSICHNILAWEFMLSVGFLGAACVRVANELGRGNAKAAKFSIKIILSTSIVIGVVFWVLCLIFGEEISHFLTSDEEVAETVSSLVVLLAFSILLNSVQPVLTGVAVGAGVQSMVAFVNLGSYYIIGLPAGILLGYVVHLEVQGLWMGLLSGVVVQTLILSYIIWRTDWDEQVNKASERLRRWFLKSEKDSIESSTPA
- the LOC7454485 gene encoding protein DETOXIFICATION 24 isoform X1 encodes the protein MDNSIQESLLVPEELSNVDLKTRIWTESKMIWKIAFPAMVARVTSFGMIVVTQAFLGHIGKLELAAYALLQSFIVRFINGILIGMSSATETLCGQAFGARHDHMMGIYLQRSWIVDGAAATILLPLVTFAAPIFRLLGQEEDVAIAAGNMSPWFIPYVYYLVFSLTIQMYLQAQLKNEVVGWFSAISFVLHILLSWIFVNKLELGTAGAMGALTISTWSLVIGLLVYIFGGWCPNTWKGFTKAAFADILPVVKLSISSGFMICLEIWYNSIIILAAGYMKNATTAISAFSICHNILAWEFMLSVGFLGAACVRVANELGRGNAKAAKFSIKIILSTSIVIGVVFWVLCLIFGEEISHFLTSDEEVAETVSSLVVLLAFSILLNSVQPVLTGVAVGAGVQSMVAFVNLGSYYIIGLPAGILLGYVVHLEVQGLWMGLLSGVVVQTLILSYIIWRTDWDEQVNKASERLRRWFLKSEKDSIESSTPA